A genomic stretch from Erigeron canadensis isolate Cc75 chromosome 9, C_canadensis_v1, whole genome shotgun sequence includes:
- the LOC122582762 gene encoding uncharacterized protein LOC122582762 codes for MASINWEELEVLKGWDLTNTRVEELKEEDIAGLSITEGMWKEMSDLKGGLFYVDFDHGCSIFYNSVIASELGGYIHIRGDQMDNIVYSYHVNHKTILPFTMPFPVLPTSHVLMWEYRLEDDYGETKCIVDSKPQEDEIVVRSLTNDEIGSNKQRLLSIPFDILETIMKICVGVEYINFRATCKQCYLAAPLIQCHNKTSLRRLRSYSLVSPWLVVLDTNRGINTFTYPMSGDHYFMKNSQISILKGSGIYCSRFGWLLVRVWDEELLPHLVFFNPFTKDIHKLPVSYRTFESLCFTAPPTSPNCMGIGFTSRNSRTCVHVFYVAPQPISTFDTPEDLADYLHALDVGSAEPTWRTLELGDISSIRFPTFHEGDLYALCDEGKLLVLKHLLEEDYSWKVIEAKIPGSGCNSEALYYMTKCDQHLLVVIVGKFENSVEVFKHNDLAEEWEKVDDLGKHTIYISDTVCLCIDAQTPEMAKIYFPCLHPTNGKVVFYSLETCLFHTFNGRNMEQYLGGYSGLCIITTLLHGLNQVGVS; via the exons ATGGCTAGTATAAACTGGGAAGAACTAGAAGTCCTTAAAGGTTGGGACTTGACTAATACGAGGGTGGAAGAATTAAAAGAGGAAGATATTGCAGGCTTATCCATAACTGAGGGAATGTGGAAGGAAATGTCAGACCTCAAAGGTGGGCTCTTTTATGTGGATTTTGATCATGGTTGCTCGATATTTTACAACTCTGTAATTGCCTCAGAGTTAGGGGGTTATATACACATTCGTGGTGATCAAATGGACAACATAGTATATTCATACCATGTTAACCATAAAACCATCCTCCCATTTACTATGCCTTTTCCAGTGCTGCCAACAAGCCATGTATTAATGTGGGAATACAG GTTGGAAGATGACTATGGAGAAACCAAATGCATAGTTGATTCTAAACCACAAGAGGATGAGATAGTAGTAAGATCACTTACAAATGACGAGATTGGGTCTAACAAACAACGGCTGCTTAGTATTCCGTTTGATATATTGGAGACGATTATGAAAATTTGTGTTGGTGTGGAATACATAAACTTTCGTGCTACATGCAAACAGTGTTATCTAGCAGCGCCTCTGATTCAATGTCACAACAAAACATCATTAAGGAGATTACGGAGCTATTCATTAGTTTCACCTTGGCTGGTGGTTCTAGACACTAATCGAGGCATTAACACTTTTACATATCCGATGTCAGGTGACCATTACTTCATGAAAAATTCTCAAATATCGATTCTTAAAGGCAGTGGAATATATTGTTCCAGGTTTGGATGGTTGTTGGTTAGGGTTTGGGACGAAGAATTACTTCCACACCTAGTATTTTTTAACCCCTTCACAAAGGATATACACAAGCTTCCAGTATCGTATCGAACTTTCGAAAGCTTGTGTTTCACAGCACCACCAACTTCCCCCAACTGTATGGGTATTGGATTTACATCACGTAATTCAAGAACCTGTGTTCACGTCTTCTATGTAGCTCCGCAACCAATCTCAACGTTTGATACACCTGAAGATTTAGCTGATTATCTACATGCCTTGGATGTTGGTTCAGCTGAACCAACCTGGCGTACGCTTGAATTGGGTGATATAAGCTCTATTCGGTTTCCAACATTTCATGAAGGAGATCTCTATGCCTTGTGTGACGAGGGAAAACTCTTGGTTTTAAAACATTTGCTGGAAGAAGATTACTCCTGGAAGGTTATTGAAGCCAAAATCCCGGGAAGTGGTTGCAACTCTGAGGCACTATATTACATGACGAAGTGCGATCAACATCTTTTAGTAGTCATTGTGGGCAAGTTTGAAAATTCCGTCGAGGTATTCAAGCATAATGATTTAGCAGAAGAATGGGAGAAAGTAGATGATTTAGGAAAACACACGATTTATATTTCTGATACAGTGTGTCTCTGCATTGACGCCCAAACGCCGGAAATGGCGAAGATTTATTTTCCGTGTTTGCATCCCACAAACGGGAAAGTAGTGTTCTATTCACTCGAAACATGCTTGTTTCACACATTCAATGGCAGAAACATGGAACAATATTTGGGGGGTTACTCAGGACTGTGCATCATCACAACCCTCTTGCATGGATTGAACCAAGTTGGTGTTAGTTGA
- the LOC122583667 gene encoding glutathione S-transferase T3-like — MDPKKTKTNPFNKSKYRLNDPQMHANFHPNQFMPPPNNPPPNQFYSQSSQPPPNQYSQPLPNQSYSNPSPYQFSQPSTPSAYYPQPASPQMFGYGSSPSSQTNAHFLNMARMNDLIPIEEDVYQDDEEVEIVAETQQDDVQKDDDVQEVQDCGKKTKTKRENWTPAQEVALAQAWVQISKCKKYGNEQKADGFWRRVLEHYTTLVGPTTRTIHGLTPKWKQMNATMGLFNGLYNQAKQAKGSGCNDLDIMRVAMADFKTRTKKEFPHHAAWDVVKIHDKWAEQECFQIYQDMGPSRSDSSKRKSGEYETASTGHFIPDMNEDPNPPLEAAAKKGKKKASTSGSASSTVADDISEYAKRKTRYLDEKHETDERRARQRDILFFTNSHAHITDPVMLEIVLSEKREIAARHGWQCPF; from the exons ATGGATccaaagaaaaccaaaacaaatcctttcaacaaatcaaaatatcgcCTAAATGATCCACAAATGCATgccaattttcatccaaatcaATTCATGCCTCCACCAAATAATCCTCCTCCAAATCAATTTTATTCTCAATCATCTCAACCTCCTCCAAATCAATATTCTCAACCTCTTCCAAATCAATCTTATTCTAATCCATCACCATATCAATTTTCTCAACCTTCAACTCCATCCGCTTATTATCCACAACCGGCGTCTCCACAAATGTTTGGCTACGGTTCAAGCCCATCTTCGCAAACCAACGCCCATTTCTTAAACATGGCTAGAATGAACGATCTTATTCCGATCGAGGAAGATGTTTATCAAGATGACGAAGAAGTTGAAATTGTAGCGGAAACCCAACAAGACGATGTTCAAAAAGATGATGACGTGCAAGAAGTCCAAGATTGCGGGAAAAAGACGAAGACAAAGCGTGAAAATTGGACGCCGGCACAAGAGGTTGCTTTGGCACAAGCTTGGGTTCAAATTTCCAAATGCAAAAAATATGGAAATGAACAAAAAGCGGATGGTTTTTGGCGTCGTGTACTTGAGCATTACACCACACTTGTCGGCCCGACCACACGGACCATTCATGGGTTAACGCCAAAGTGGAAACAAATGAACGCCACCATGGGTCTCTTCAACGGGCTATACAATCAAGCG AAACAAGCCAAGGGAAGCGGGTGCAACGACTTGGATATTATGAGAGTCGCTATGGCGGATTTCAAGACCCGCACCAAGAAGGAATTTCCTCACCACGCCGCATGGGATGTTGTGAAGATACACGACAAATGGGCCGAGCAAGAATGTTTCCAAATATACCAAGACATGGGACCTTCACGTAGCGactcttcaaaaagaaaatctgGAGAATATGAGACGGCCAGCACCGGGCACTTCATTCCCGACATGAATGAAGACCCAAACCCTCCATTGGAAGCGGCAGCAAAAAAGGGGAAAAAGAAGGCATCCACATCCGGATCCGCCTCTTCAACTGTGGCGGATGACATTAGCGAGTACGCCAAAAGGAAGACGAGATACTTGGATGAAAAACACGAGACGGATGAGAGGCGCGCAAGACAGCGGGACATCTTGTTTTTCACCAACTCGCATGCTCATATAACCGATCCCGTGATGTTGGAAATCGTTCTTAGCGAGAAACGCGAAATTGCCGCAAGACATGGATGGCAATGCCCTTTTTAG